Proteins found in one Populus alba chromosome 14, ASM523922v2, whole genome shotgun sequence genomic segment:
- the LOC118034195 gene encoding protein OSB1, mitochondrial: MIKPYRIGFLIRNLSRFSLQRLAPFSSSSAANLRFSNSSTDEDELEEINDSAVYRHTIATQRPSTVEWKPSLVNLVRFIGTVDRSPIIYKTKGGGFGCYTLLYARDPHDSNRWFRILVETWCEMAKMCIQHVKPNDIIYVSGHLESYLSFDRTGNPSSSYKIIANELCYIAQHNQRSDCQSLEEPESETCLKFKEPESSACQKYTEPYSGDGTGMEKDKNHLCLWKAFFSSPHEWWDNRKFKKNSKLPDFKHKFSGDALWLRPDDPLWIKTKLQLLDWKAGEHCEEERLKNHLYLWQVFFASPHEWWDNRKNKKNSASPDFKHKDTGEALWLSPNDPPWVKRQIQLLDLNMAVQHQERGAGSRVSHWVYDD, encoded by the exons TCGAATTCCTCTACGGACGAAGACGAGTTAGAAGAAATCAATGATAGCGCAGTTTATCGACACACTATCGCAACCCAGCGGCCGTCCACCGTAGAATGGAAACCGAGTTTGGTGAATTTGGTTAGATTTATCGGTACAGTGGATCGGTCCCCGATAATCTACAAAACTAAAGGCGGTGGATTTGGTTGTTACACTCTACTCTATGCAAGAGATCCACATGATTCGAATCGCTGGTTCAG GATTCTAGTGGAGACGTGGTGTGAAATGGCGAAAATGTGCATTCAACATGTAAAGCCAAACGATATTATCTATGTTTCGGGTCATTTAGAATCTTACCTCAGTTTTGACAGGACTGGGAATCCAAGTTCCAGTTACAAG ATAATTGCGAATGAATTGTGTTACATTGCACAACATAATCAACGGTCAGACTGCCAAAGCCTTGAGGAACCAGAGTCAGAGACCTGCCTAAAATTCAAGGAACCGGAATCAAGTGCTTGTCAAAAATACACGGAGCCATATTCAGGAg ATGGAACTGGCATGGAAAAGGACAAAAACCATCTTTGCTTATGGAAAGCATTTTTCAGCAGCCCACATGAGTGGTGGGATAACaggaaatttaagaaaaattcgAAGTTACCTGATTTTAAGCACAAGTTTAGTGGTGATGCTCTGTGGTTGAGACCAGATGATCCACTGTGGATCAAAACAAAACTTCAATTGCTTGATTGGAAAGCGGGAGAACATTGTGAAGAGGAAAGGCTCAAAAACCACCTTTACTTGTGGCAAGTGTTCTTTGCCAGCCCGCATGAATGGTGGGATAAcaggaaaaataagaaaaactcaGCGTCTCCAGATTTTAAGCACAAGGATACTGGTGAAGCTCTTTGGTTGAGTCCTAATGATCCCCCTTGGGTAAAACGACAAATCCAATTGCTTGATTTAAACATGGCTGTACAACACCAAGAGAGAGGTGCAGGTTCTCGTGTCTCTCATTGGGTGTATGATGACTGA
- the LOC118034193 gene encoding probable disease resistance protein At4g33300 — MAVTDLFAGEIATELLKLLYSISRKSCPCKSSAESLMASVNELVPIIQEIKYSGVELPPNRQFQLDGLSRTLTEALEISRKVLASNRWNVYKNLQLARKMEKMEKKISTFINGPLQVHILADVHHMRFETTERFDKLDWSAKRLEERIGNLKIGLGGGGGGGVGGWMDEAVKRVEEERKWDGSFGQNFYLGLGIEEGKRKVKEMVFEREIFNVVGICGIGGSGKTTLANEICRDDQVRRHFENRILFLTVSQSPNVEQLRAKILGFITGADGMGGMGNDLVQKWNFQFEWRIGAPALIVLDDVWSLKVLEQLIYKVAGCKTLVVSRFKFPTVFDATYNVELLRGDEAISLFCHSAFGKTSIPPAADSNLVKQIVDECKGLPLALKVIGASLRDQPEMYWASAKKRLSRGEPICESHESKLHDRMAISTQFLSKKVRECFLDLGSFPEDKKIPLDVLINAWVEIHDLDDEEAFAILVELSDKNLLTLVRDARAGDKYSSYYEICVVQHDVLRDLAIHLSSCGDVNECKRLLMPRREAQLPKEWERNADRPFNAQIVSIHTGEMNEMDWFRVDFPKAEVLILNFSANEFFLPPFIDDMPKLRALVMINYSTSNATVGNFSVFSNLANLKSLWLEKVSLARLAEFTAPLKKLRKISLILCKINNSLDDSVMDLSHIFPCLLEFTIDHCEDLIRLPSSISRMQSLKSLSITNCHNLEKLPPNLGNLKSLQILRLYACPTLKMLPPSISDLVCLKFLDISQCVNLKALPEGIGKLSRLEKIDMRECSLMKLPYSAASLESLRVVICDEDVSWLWMDLKKVNLDVQVGEKCFSLDWLDDC, encoded by the exons ATGGCGGTCACAGACCTCTTTGCAGGGGAGATAGCCACCGAACTCCTCAAATTGCTATATTCAATATCAAGAAAATCCTGCCCATGCAAATCAAGTGCAGAATCGTTAATGGCAAGCGTTAACGAACTCGTGCCTATAATTCAAGAGATCAAGTACTCCGGTGTTGAACTCCCTCCCAACCGCCAATTCCAACTCGACGGTCTCTCTCGCACTCTCACTGAAGCCCTGGAGATCTCCCGCAAAGTCTTAGCTTCGAACCGCTGGAACGTCTACAAAAACCTTCAGCTAGCAAGAAAGATGGAaaagatggaaaagaaaatatcCACGTTTATCAACGGACCTTTACAGGTACATATATTAGCTGACGTGCATCACATGAGGTTTGAAACTACAGAGAGGTTCGATAAGTTGGACTGGTCAGCCAAGAGGCTAGAGGAGAGGATAGGGAACTTGAAGATCGGGCtgggaggaggtggtggtggtggtgttggtggCTGGATGGACGAAGCGGTGAAGAGAGTGGAGGAGGAGAGGAAGTGGGACGGTAGTTTTGGGCAAAATTTTTATCTGGGGTTGGGGATTGAAGAAGGGAAGAGGAAGGTGAAAGAAATGgtttttgagagagagattttCAATGTTGTTGGAATTTGTGGGATTGGTGGGTCTGGCAAAACTACTTTGGCTAATGAAATTTGTAGAGATGATCAAGTTAGAC GTCACTTTGAGAACAGGATTTTGTTCTTGACAGTATCACAGTCTCCGAACGTGGAGCAACTGAGGGCGAAAATTTTGGGGTTTATTACAGGGGCTGATGGGATGGGTGGTATGGGCAATGATTTGGTCCAAAAATggaattttcaatttgaatggAGAATTGGAGCCCCAGCGTTgattgttcttgatgatgtgtGGTCACTCAAGGTGCTTGAGCAGCTCATTTATAAAGTTGCTGGGTGTAAAACACTTGTGGTTTCGCGTTTCAAATTCCCGACAGTTTTTGATGCTACTTACAATGTCGAATTGTTGAGAGGAGATGAAGCAATCTCCTTGTTTTGCCACTCTGCTTTTGGAAAGACATCTATTCCACCTGCTGCTGATTCAAATTTGGTCAAGCAG ATCGTTGATGAGTGTAAAGGCCTGCCCTTGGCTCTCAAAGTGATTGGAGCTTCGCTAAGGGACCAACCTGAAATGTATTGGGCAAGTGCAAAAAAGAGGCTGTCAAGAGGTGAACCTATTTGTGAGTCTCATGAAAGCAAGTTGCATGATAGGATGGCCATTAGTACCCAGTTCTTATCTAAAAAGGTCAGGGAATGTTTCTTGGATTTGGGATCCTTCCCTGAAGATAAGAAGATCCCTCTTGATGTTCTCATCAATGCGTGGGTCGAGATACACGACCTTGATGATGAAGAAGCATTTGCAATTCTTGTTGAGCTATCTGACAAGAATCTTCTCACCCTGGTGAGGGATGCACG AGCTGGAGACAAGTATAGCAGCTACTATGAGATTTGTGTGGTGCAACATGATGTGTTGCGGGACCTTGCTATTCATTTGAGCTCGTGTGGAGATGTAAATGAGTGCAAGCGATTACTTATGCCAAGAAGAGAAGCGCAGCTTCCAAAAGAATGGGAGAGAAACGCGGATCGACCGTTCAATGCTCAAATTGTTTCAATTCATACTG GTGAAATGAATGAAATGGACTGGTTCCGCGTTGATTTTCCGAAGGCTGAAGTGCTCATCCTGAACTTCTCTGCAAATGAGTTCTTCTTGCCTCCTTTCATTGATGACATGCCAAAGCTCAGGGCATTGGTGATGATAAATTACAGTACAAGCAACGCAACCGTTGGCAACTTCTCcgttttttctaatttagctAATTTGAAGAGCCTTTGGCTTGAGAAAGTATCCCTTGCTCGATTAGCTGAATTTACTGCCCCTCTAAAAAAATTACGAAAAATATCTCTAATCCTGTGCAAGATAAACAACAGCCTTGATGATTCTGTCATGGACTTGTCCCACATATTCCCTTGTCTCTTAGAGTTCACAATCGATCACTGTGAAGATTTAATCCGGTTGCCCTCCAGCATTTCTAGGATGCAATCACTCAAGAGTCTGAGTATCACCAATTGCCACAACCTAGAGAAACTGCCTCCCAATCTGGGCAACTTAAAATCGCTACAAATTCTAAGGCTGTATGCTTGTCCAACCCTGAAAATGCTTCCCCCAAGCATATCTGACCTAGTTTGCTTGAAGTTCTTAGACATCTCTCAATGTGTCAATTTGAAAGCTCTTCCCGAAGGGATTGGTAAACTATCGAGGTTGGAGAAGATTGACATGAGAGAGTGCTCACTGATGAAGCTGCCATATTCTGCTGCATCATTAGAGTCGTTGCGTGTAGTAATCTGCGATGAAGATGTTTCTTGGTTATGGATGGATTTGAAGAAGGTTAATCTTGATGTCCAAGTTGGCGAAAAATGCTTCAGTCTGGACTGGCTTGatgattgttaa